A region of Mesorhizobium sp. AR02 DNA encodes the following proteins:
- the phaC gene encoding class I poly(R)-hydroxyalkanoic acid synthase → MSKTPDSGKTEDDEPSTVEQYLVKDPERFALNMARMVEQAGKAASAWAEPRERGEVRDHVAEPVVDMVKTFSKLSEYWLADPQRALEAQTRLFAGYMTVWANAIQRVSPNAEGPDDAVKPERGDKRFQDPEWGRNAFFDFLKQAYLVTSRWASELVEHAEGLDEHTRHKASFYVKQVSNAISPSNFILTNPELFRETVASNGENLVRGMKMLAEDIAAGKGDLKLRQADYSPFEIGRNIATTPGKVVGRSDVAEIIQYDPSTETVLKRPLLICPPWINKFYILDLNPQKSFIRWAIEQGHTVFVISWINPDERHGAKSWEAYIREGLQYGLDTIEKATGEHDVNAIGYCVGGTLLAAALALMAGEGDDRIKSATFFTTQVDFTHAGDLKVFVDEEQVAAVERSMNEKGYLDGTKMATAFNMLRSGDLIWPYVVNNYMRGKDPLPFDLLYWNADSTRMAAANHSFYLRNCYLDNTLSQGTMELAGHTISLGDITIPIYNLASKEDHIAPALSVFLGSKYFGGKVDYVMAGSGHIAGVVNPPASNKYQYWTGGTPTGDFNQWIASATDHPGSWWPHWQSWIEAKDNTRVPARKPGKHMKTLGDAPGSYVKVRV, encoded by the coding sequence ATGTCCAAAACACCCGATTCGGGCAAAACGGAAGATGACGAGCCTTCGACCGTCGAGCAATATCTGGTGAAGGATCCGGAGCGCTTCGCCTTGAATATGGCGCGCATGGTCGAGCAGGCCGGCAAGGCGGCGTCCGCCTGGGCCGAACCGCGCGAACGCGGCGAAGTGCGCGACCACGTCGCCGAGCCGGTCGTCGACATGGTCAAGACCTTCTCCAAGCTCAGCGAATACTGGCTTGCCGACCCGCAGCGCGCGCTCGAAGCGCAGACGCGGCTGTTCGCCGGCTATATGACCGTGTGGGCGAACGCCATCCAGCGCGTCAGCCCCAACGCTGAAGGCCCCGACGATGCGGTCAAGCCGGAGCGCGGCGACAAGCGCTTCCAGGATCCGGAATGGGGCCGCAATGCCTTCTTCGATTTCCTCAAGCAGGCCTATCTCGTCACCTCGCGCTGGGCGTCCGAACTGGTCGAGCACGCCGAAGGTCTAGACGAGCATACCCGTCACAAGGCGAGCTTCTACGTCAAGCAGGTGTCCAACGCCATCTCGCCGTCGAATTTCATCCTGACCAACCCGGAACTGTTCCGCGAAACCGTCGCCTCCAATGGCGAGAACCTGGTGCGCGGCATGAAGATGCTGGCCGAGGACATCGCTGCCGGCAAGGGCGACCTGAAACTGCGCCAGGCCGACTATTCGCCCTTCGAGATCGGCCGGAACATCGCCACCACGCCCGGCAAGGTGGTCGGCCGCAGCGATGTCGCCGAGATCATCCAGTATGATCCCTCCACCGAGACGGTGCTGAAGCGCCCGCTGCTGATCTGCCCGCCCTGGATCAACAAATTCTACATACTCGACCTCAACCCGCAGAAATCCTTCATCCGCTGGGCGATCGAGCAAGGCCACACCGTCTTCGTCATCTCGTGGATCAATCCGGACGAGCGCCACGGCGCCAAGAGCTGGGAAGCCTATATCAGGGAGGGCCTGCAATATGGCCTCGACACGATCGAGAAGGCCACCGGCGAACACGACGTCAACGCGATCGGCTACTGTGTCGGCGGCACGCTGCTGGCGGCGGCCTTGGCTTTGATGGCTGGGGAAGGCGACGACCGCATCAAATCGGCGACCTTTTTCACCACGCAGGTCGACTTCACCCATGCCGGCGACCTGAAAGTGTTCGTCGACGAGGAACAGGTCGCGGCGGTGGAAAGGTCGATGAACGAAAAGGGCTATCTCGACGGCACCAAGATGGCGACCGCCTTCAACATGCTGCGCTCGGGCGACTTGATTTGGCCCTATGTCGTCAACAACTACATGCGCGGCAAGGATCCTCTGCCCTTCGACCTGCTCTACTGGAACGCCGATTCGACCCGCATGGCTGCGGCCAACCACTCTTTCTACCTGCGCAACTGCTACCTCGATAACACGCTTTCGCAGGGCACGATGGAACTCGCCGGCCACACCATCTCGCTGGGCGACATCACCATCCCCATCTACAACCTCGCCTCGAAGGAAGATCACATCGCGCCGGCGCTGTCCGTGTTCCTTGGCTCGAAATATTTCGGCGGCAAGGTCGACTATGTCATGGCGGGCTCCGGCCACATCGCGGGCGTCGTCAATCCGCCCGCATCCAACAAATACCAGTACTGGACCGGCGGCACGCCAACAGGCGATTTCAACCAGTGGATAGCCAGCGCGACCGACCATCCCGGATCCTGGTGGCCGCACTGGCAAAGCTGGATCGAGGCCAAGGACAACACCCGCGTGCCTGCCCGCAAACCCGGCAAGCATATGAAAACCTTGGGCGATGCTCCCGGCAGCTATGTGAAGGTGCGTGTGTAA
- a CDS encoding LL-diaminopimelate aminotransferase — protein MEEFHKVRRLPPYVFEQVNRLKASARSRGADIIDLGMGNPDLPTPKAIVDKLCEVVRDPRTHRYSSSRGIPGLRRAQAAYYQRRFGVKLNPDTQVVATLGSKEGFANMAQAITAPGDVILCPNPTYPIHAFGFIMSGGVIRSLQVEPDDGFIPALERGVRHSIPKPLALILNYPSNPTALVASLDFYKDVVAFAKKNDIIILSDLAYSEIYFDGNPPPSVLQVPGAIDVCVEFTSMSKTFSMPGWRMGFAVGNERLISALTRVKSYLDYGAFTPIQVAAAHALNGDGADIAEVRDIYHKRRDVMVDAFGRAGWNIPAPAASMFAWAPIPEPFKHLGSLEFSKLLIEHADVAVAPGVGFGEHGDDFVRVALVENEHRIRQAARNIKRFLSTSAKQPNNVVPLSAHR, from the coding sequence ATGGAAGAGTTTCACAAGGTTCGCCGGCTTCCGCCTTACGTGTTCGAGCAGGTCAACCGGCTCAAGGCCAGCGCCCGTTCGCGCGGCGCTGACATCATCGACCTCGGCATGGGCAATCCGGATCTGCCGACGCCCAAGGCCATCGTCGACAAATTGTGTGAAGTGGTGCGCGATCCGCGCACGCATCGCTATTCCTCTTCGCGCGGCATTCCGGGGCTGCGCCGCGCCCAGGCCGCCTATTACCAGCGCCGCTTCGGCGTGAAGCTCAACCCCGACACGCAAGTGGTGGCCACGCTCGGCTCGAAGGAAGGCTTCGCCAACATGGCGCAGGCGATCACCGCGCCCGGCGACGTGATCCTTTGCCCGAACCCGACCTATCCGATCCATGCCTTCGGCTTCATCATGTCGGGCGGCGTCATCCGCTCGCTGCAGGTCGAGCCCGATGATGGTTTCATCCCGGCGCTCGAACGCGGTGTTCGCCACTCGATCCCGAAACCGCTGGCGCTGATCCTCAACTATCCGTCGAACCCGACGGCGCTGGTCGCTTCGCTCGATTTCTACAAGGACGTGGTGGCGTTCGCGAAGAAGAACGACATCATCATCCTGTCCGACCTTGCCTATTCCGAGATCTATTTCGACGGCAACCCGCCGCCCTCGGTGCTGCAGGTTCCGGGCGCCATCGATGTCTGCGTCGAGTTCACCTCGATGTCGAAGACCTTCTCCATGCCCGGCTGGCGCATGGGCTTTGCCGTCGGCAATGAGCGGCTGATCTCGGCGCTGACCCGGGTGAAATCCTATCTTGACTACGGCGCCTTCACGCCGATCCAGGTGGCGGCGGCCCATGCGCTCAATGGCGACGGCGCCGATATCGCCGAGGTGCGTGACATCTATCACAAGCGCCGCGACGTGATGGTCGATGCCTTCGGCCGCGCCGGCTGGAACATTCCGGCCCCTGCGGCCTCGATGTTCGCCTGGGCGCCGATCCCCGAGCCGTTCAAGCATCTCGGCTCGCTCGAATTCTCCAAGCTGCTCATCGAGCACGCCGACGTGGCGGTGGCGCCCGGTGTCGGCTTCGGCGAACATGGCGATGATTTCGTGCGCGTGGCGCTGGTGGAGAATGAGCACCGGATCCGCCAGGCGGCGCGCAACATCAAGCGCTTCCTGTCGACCAGTGCCAAGCAGCCCAACAACGTGGTGCCGCTGTCCGCCCACCGGTAA
- a CDS encoding homoserine dehydrogenase, translating to MAEALRVGIAGLGTVGASVARVLRDKAAELTRQCGRDIVVSAVSARDPKRDRGVDVSSAKWFDDPVKMAQTADIDVFIELIGGDEGPARLSVKAALEAGRHVVTANKALLAKHGVALAEIAEKKGVLLNYEAAVAGGIPVIKTMREAMAGNSVTRVFGILNGTCNYILTRMEAEGISFDACLKDAQRLGYAEADPTFDIEGHDTAHKLSILTSLAFGTKIAANDIYMEGISNITQADIRAAGDLGYRIKLLGVAQRTESGIEQRVHPTMVPTASVIAQVHGVTNAVAIETDILGELLLSGPGAGGNATASAVIGDVADIAKSRPGFQHGPVFGRPAKELRPYKKAQMRSHAGGYFIRLTVHDRIGVFAAIAKRMADNDISLESIVQHAISGEAAVQKTVILVTHETTEAAVRKAVDGITKDGHLTDKPQVIRIERAG from the coding sequence ATGGCTGAAGCACTGCGTGTTGGAATTGCCGGTCTTGGCACGGTCGGTGCGTCGGTGGCGCGCGTGCTGCGCGACAAGGCGGCTGAGCTGACCCGGCAATGCGGGCGCGACATTGTCGTGTCGGCGGTTTCAGCGCGCGACCCGAAACGCGACCGTGGCGTCGATGTCAGTTCGGCAAAATGGTTCGACGATCCGGTCAAGATGGCGCAGACCGCCGATATCGACGTGTTCATCGAACTGATCGGCGGCGACGAAGGGCCGGCGCGCTTGTCGGTTAAGGCGGCGCTTGAGGCCGGCCGCCATGTCGTCACCGCCAACAAGGCGCTGCTTGCCAAGCATGGCGTGGCGTTGGCCGAGATCGCCGAGAAGAAGGGTGTGCTGCTCAACTACGAAGCGGCGGTGGCGGGTGGCATCCCCGTCATCAAGACGATGCGCGAGGCGATGGCCGGCAACTCGGTCACCCGCGTGTTCGGTATTCTGAACGGCACCTGCAACTACATCCTGACCCGCATGGAGGCAGAGGGCATCTCGTTCGATGCCTGCCTGAAGGATGCGCAACGGCTGGGTTACGCCGAGGCCGATCCGACCTTCGACATCGAAGGCCACGATACCGCGCACAAGCTGTCGATCCTGACCAGCCTTGCCTTCGGCACCAAGATCGCCGCCAACGACATCTATATGGAAGGCATCTCCAACATCACCCAGGCAGACATCCGCGCGGCCGGCGATCTCGGTTACCGGATCAAGCTGCTGGGCGTTGCCCAACGCACCGAAAGCGGCATCGAGCAGCGTGTGCATCCGACCATGGTGCCGACGGCCTCTGTCATCGCGCAGGTGCACGGCGTCACCAATGCGGTGGCGATCGAGACCGACATCCTCGGCGAACTGCTGCTCTCCGGCCCCGGCGCCGGTGGCAATGCCACCGCCTCGGCCGTCATTGGCGATGTCGCCGACATCGCCAAGAGCCGGCCCGGCTTCCAGCATGGCCCGGTCTTCGGCCGGCCGGCGAAGGAGTTGAGGCCTTACAAGAAGGCGCAGATGCGCAGCCATGCCGGCGGCTATTTCATCCGGCTGACCGTGCATGATCGCATTGGCGTCTTCGCCGCGATCGCCAAGCGCATGGCCGACAACGATATCTCGCTGGAATCGATCGTCCAGCACGCAATCAGCGGCGAGGCGGCGGTGCAGAAGACAGTGATCCTCGTCACCCACGAGACCACCGAGGCCGCCGTGCGAAAGGCTGTTGACGGTATCACCAAGGACGGTCACCTGACCGACAAGCCGCAGGTCATCCGCATCGAGCGGGCAGGGTAG
- a CDS encoding Thivi_2564 family membrane protein produces the protein MASSMLIGILITFLVIILVLYLVQRLPLDARMRQIVQVIVIIIGIISLLKYLAVF, from the coding sequence ATGGCTTCATCCATGCTAATCGGCATTCTGATCACATTTCTCGTCATCATTCTCGTTCTCTATCTGGTGCAGCGCCTGCCGCTCGACGCCAGGATGCGGCAGATCGTGCAGGTTATCGTCATCATCATCGGCATCATTTCGCTGCTCAAATACCTCGCGGTTTTCTAG
- the glpX gene encoding class II fructose-bisphosphatase, with amino-acid sequence MNVAQNIVAGLDRILTMELVRVTERAAVAAARLRGRGDEKAADQVAVDAMRQELNRLAIKGTVVIGEGERDEAPMLYIGEEVGTGKGPAVDIALDPLEGTTICAKNLPNALAVIAIAEKGSLLFAPDVYMDKIAIGPGYAEGVIDIDASPAENIASLARAKGVAVSDITTCILDRPRHAKLIDAVRATGAAIRLIGDGDVAGVIHTTDPEETGIDIYLGTGGAPEGVLAAAALRCTGGQMQGRLLLDTPEKMARAAKMGISDPKRIYHAEDMARGDVLFAATGVTDGNMLAGVKFGRTTITTHTIVLRSSSRTVREIKARHQDLDKF; translated from the coding sequence ATGAATGTGGCCCAGAACATTGTCGCCGGCCTTGACCGGATACTCACCATGGAATTGGTGCGCGTCACCGAACGGGCCGCCGTGGCAGCCGCCAGGCTGCGCGGGCGCGGCGACGAGAAGGCGGCCGACCAGGTCGCCGTCGACGCCATGCGCCAGGAGCTCAACCGCCTTGCCATCAAGGGCACGGTGGTGATCGGCGAGGGCGAGCGCGACGAGGCGCCGATGCTCTATATCGGCGAGGAGGTCGGCACCGGCAAAGGTCCGGCAGTCGATATCGCGCTCGATCCGCTCGAAGGCACCACGATCTGCGCCAAGAACCTGCCCAACGCGCTTGCCGTCATCGCCATCGCCGAGAAGGGCAGCCTGCTGTTCGCACCCGACGTCTATATGGACAAGATCGCCATTGGTCCGGGCTATGCCGAAGGCGTCATCGACATCGATGCCTCGCCGGCCGAAAACATAGCGAGCCTGGCCCGGGCCAAAGGTGTCGCCGTGTCCGACATCACCACCTGCATCCTCGACCGGCCGCGCCACGCCAAGCTGATCGATGCCGTGCGCGCCACCGGCGCCGCCATCCGGCTGATCGGTGACGGCGACGTCGCCGGCGTCATCCACACCACCGACCCGGAAGAAACCGGCATCGATATCTATCTCGGCACCGGCGGTGCGCCCGAGGGCGTGCTGGCCGCGGCCGCACTGCGCTGCACTGGCGGCCAGATGCAGGGCCGGCTTCTGCTTGACACACCCGAGAAGATGGCCCGCGCGGCGAAGATGGGCATTTCCGATCCAAAGCGAATCTACCATGCGGAAGACATGGCACGCGGCGACGTGCTGTTCGCGGCCACCGGCGTCACCGACGGCAACATGCTGGCCGGCGTCAAGTTCGGCCGCACCACCATCACCACGCACACGATCGTGTTGCGCTCGTCGTCACGGACTGTGCGCGAGATCAAGGCCCGGCACCAGGATCTGGATAAGTTCTAG
- a CDS encoding DUF6434 domain-containing protein, whose amino-acid sequence MKAFDWHADPISRATPITKSYRNTQNVRRFFTRECGDAFRFDRPFMAWLKDGREKTMGDAADEWIRRQAEKRKA is encoded by the coding sequence ATGAAAGCGTTCGACTGGCACGCGGATCCGATTTCGCGTGCCACGCCCATCACGAAATCCTATCGCAACACCCAGAATGTGCGCCGCTTTTTCACCCGCGAATGCGGCGATGCGTTCAGGTTCGATCGACCTTTCATGGCCTGGCTCAAGGACGGTCGGGAAAAGACGATGGGGGATGCAGCCGACGAATGGATCCGGCGCCAGGCTGAAAAGCGGAAAGCGTAG
- the recJ gene encoding single-stranded-DNA-specific exonuclease RecJ, with product MTGERRLFLDVRQSATGLSWEHRLTERQDMVALAIAQGHGVPDIVARVLAGRGVTADETERFLDPTIRDLLPNPASLTDMDKAATRIAAAVMAREKVAIFGDYDVDGAASSALLKRFLAHFSIPSEIYIPDRIFEGYGPNPDAMRELVSRGATLIVTVDCGTNSAVSVDAANEAGADVVVLDHHQVGGALPAAIAVVNPNRDDDLSGQGHLCAAGVVFLTLVQTAKVLRGLSDVAPPDLLSLLDLVALATVCDVVPLTGVNRAFVVKGLQVARQQKNEGLAALARVSRIGEPISTFHLAYLIGPRINAGGRIGDAALGSRLLATDDPVEARTIAETLDRLNQERQQMEQEMLAAARAEADAELAGGNGPAIVVTASNNWHPGIVGLLASRLKDHARRPAFAIAFNSVGIGTGSGRSVSGFDLGRLVREAADAGLIVKGGGHGMAAGITVERARLGELRAFFEERAAADVFRLQDEESLAIDGALAAEGATLSLLDALEKAGPFGAGHVAPVFVLPRHRLADARPVGTNHIRCELQSDSGGRIQAIAFRAVDTALGEFLFKNRGKTVHVAGSLSGNYWNGNRTVQFRIVDAARA from the coding sequence ATGACGGGCGAAAGGCGCCTCTTCCTCGATGTCAGGCAGTCGGCGACCGGTCTCTCCTGGGAGCATCGGCTGACCGAACGGCAGGACATGGTCGCGCTTGCCATCGCGCAAGGCCACGGCGTGCCAGACATCGTCGCGCGCGTGCTTGCCGGACGCGGCGTTACCGCCGATGAGACCGAGCGCTTCCTCGATCCGACGATCCGCGACCTGTTGCCGAATCCGGCCTCGCTGACCGACATGGACAAAGCCGCCACCCGCATCGCCGCGGCGGTGATGGCGAGGGAAAAGGTTGCGATCTTCGGCGATTACGATGTCGACGGCGCCGCGTCGTCGGCCTTGCTGAAGCGGTTTCTGGCGCATTTCTCCATACCGTCGGAAATCTATATCCCGGATCGTATTTTCGAGGGCTATGGCCCCAATCCCGATGCCATGCGCGAACTCGTCTCGCGCGGCGCGACGCTGATCGTCACCGTCGATTGCGGCACCAACAGTGCCGTGTCCGTCGATGCGGCCAATGAAGCCGGCGCCGATGTCGTGGTGCTCGATCACCATCAGGTCGGCGGCGCGTTGCCGGCGGCAATTGCCGTCGTCAATCCAAACCGTGACGACGATCTTTCCGGGCAGGGGCATCTGTGTGCCGCCGGTGTTGTCTTCCTCACCCTGGTGCAGACCGCAAAAGTCCTGCGTGGCCTGAGCGATGTCGCGCCGCCCGACCTGCTTTCGCTGCTTGATCTCGTCGCGCTCGCCACCGTTTGCGACGTGGTGCCGCTCACCGGCGTCAACCGCGCCTTCGTCGTCAAAGGGCTGCAAGTGGCGCGCCAGCAAAAGAATGAGGGGCTGGCCGCATTGGCGCGGGTGTCGCGCATCGGCGAGCCGATCAGCACCTTCCATCTCGCCTATCTGATCGGACCGCGCATCAATGCCGGCGGCCGCATCGGCGATGCGGCGCTTGGCAGCCGGCTGCTTGCGACGGACGACCCGGTCGAGGCGCGGACCATCGCCGAGACGCTTGACCGGCTGAACCAGGAACGGCAACAGATGGAGCAGGAGATGCTGGCCGCGGCGCGTGCCGAGGCGGATGCCGAGCTTGCCGGTGGTAACGGCCCGGCGATCGTCGTCACCGCCAGCAACAATTGGCATCCCGGCATTGTCGGCCTGCTCGCCTCGAGGCTGAAGGATCATGCGCGTCGGCCGGCTTTCGCCATCGCCTTCAATTCCGTGGGCATCGGTACCGGTTCGGGCCGTTCGGTTTCGGGTTTCGATCTCGGCCGGCTGGTGCGCGAGGCCGCCGATGCCGGGCTGATCGTCAAGGGCGGCGGTCATGGCATGGCGGCCGGCATTACCGTGGAGCGCGCGAGGCTCGGCGAACTCAGGGCGTTTTTCGAGGAGCGGGCGGCCGCCGACGTGTTTCGGCTGCAGGACGAGGAAAGCCTGGCGATTGACGGCGCGCTTGCGGCCGAAGGCGCGACGCTCAGCCTGCTCGATGCGCTCGAAAAGGCCGGCCCCTTCGGCGCCGGCCACGTTGCACCGGTTTTCGTGCTGCCGCGCCATCGGCTGGCCGACGCCCGGCCGGTCGGCACCAACCACATCCGCTGCGAATTGCAGTCGGACAGCGGGGGCCGTATCCAGGCGATCGCCTTTCGTGCCGTCGACACCGCTCTTGGCGAATTCCTGTTCAAGAACCGCGGCAAGACCGTGCATGTCGCCGGCTCGCTGTCGGGCAATTACTGGAACGGCAACCGCACGGTGCAATTTCGCATTGTCGATGCGGCGAGGGCGTAG
- a CDS encoding dihydrofolate reductase family protein, producing MAKIVYSMLTSLDGYIAGPDGDIGLPVPETELHQHFNDMMRQASVVLAGRRMYETMRFWDSPDRETGATEVERDFAHAWRDTPKIVFSTTLRQVGHNARLVESDALATVKSLRTETDGLVILGGADLAACLARAGLIDEYRLYMHPVVLGGGKPYFQSGLSLALRPLGAESLPQDVTLLRYVPAGQAA from the coding sequence ATGGCCAAAATCGTCTATTCCATGCTGACGTCTTTGGATGGCTACATCGCCGGGCCGGACGGGGACATTGGCTTGCCGGTGCCCGAGACGGAGCTGCACCAGCACTTCAACGACATGATGAGGCAGGCATCGGTCGTTCTTGCAGGACGGCGGATGTATGAGACGATGCGCTTCTGGGACAGCCCTGACCGCGAGACCGGCGCCACCGAGGTAGAGCGGGACTTTGCCCATGCCTGGCGAGATACGCCGAAGATCGTCTTCTCGACCACGCTGCGCCAGGTCGGGCACAATGCCCGGCTGGTCGAGAGCGACGCCTTGGCCACGGTGAAATCTCTCAGGACGGAGACGGATGGCCTCGTCATCCTCGGCGGCGCTGATCTTGCCGCCTGTCTGGCACGAGCCGGGCTCATCGACGAATACCGGCTCTATATGCATCCTGTGGTGCTGGGTGGCGGCAAGCCATACTTCCAGTCCGGCCTGTCGTTGGCGTTGAGGCCGCTTGGCGCGGAGAGCCTTCCCCAAGACGTGACACTGCTGCGTTATGTGCCGGCCGGCCAGGCTGCGTAG
- a CDS encoding GlxA family transcriptional regulator yields MIWLPADFYSAVVSTLAEMFQLVNDVCGSQVLSCEFVSRASPATSTTGISFPTKPQPSRKMDVLILIAMPGVEIPELLRSLEQESEHSKPLIALARQQEAIIAAHCGACYLLADTGLLDGKRATISWWLKSHVISRFPQVEWDSSRMLVRDGRLYTCGGGFSGLELAKALLVDLGFAKEERIVRKLLVLPPSRKFQSPYEFPLEEPPKEPNPLESKLRELAENKIREIDLNVLAAGLGLSARTLSRRFASELKTTPGKWIQEKRLEMARSLLEATKLSIAEICYRVGYQDVASFSRTFSKTTGMAPGEFRKQIRS; encoded by the coding sequence GTGATCTGGCTGCCGGCCGATTTCTATTCGGCGGTTGTCTCGACGCTGGCCGAAATGTTCCAGCTCGTGAATGACGTCTGCGGCTCACAGGTTCTTTCATGCGAGTTCGTTTCCAGGGCATCACCGGCGACGTCGACGACCGGAATTTCCTTTCCCACGAAGCCGCAACCGTCCCGGAAAATGGACGTGTTGATTCTCATCGCGATGCCGGGTGTCGAGATTCCCGAGCTTCTGCGCTCGCTTGAGCAGGAGAGCGAACACTCGAAGCCGCTGATCGCACTTGCGCGACAACAGGAAGCAATCATCGCGGCACACTGCGGCGCATGCTATCTGCTCGCCGACACGGGCCTGTTGGACGGCAAACGTGCGACGATATCCTGGTGGCTGAAGTCCCACGTCATCAGCCGATTTCCGCAAGTTGAATGGGATTCTTCCCGCATGCTTGTCCGCGATGGTCGCCTCTACACCTGCGGCGGCGGATTTTCCGGGCTGGAACTCGCCAAAGCCTTGCTGGTCGATTTGGGCTTCGCGAAGGAGGAACGGATCGTTCGAAAGCTCCTCGTTCTTCCACCCTCGCGCAAATTTCAGAGCCCTTACGAATTTCCTCTCGAAGAACCTCCGAAGGAGCCCAATCCGCTGGAGAGCAAACTGCGTGAACTCGCCGAAAACAAGATACGGGAAATCGATTTGAACGTTCTGGCGGCGGGGCTTGGCCTGTCTGCGCGAACGCTGTCCCGCAGATTTGCCAGTGAGTTGAAGACGACGCCGGGAAAATGGATCCAGGAAAAACGGCTTGAAATGGCGAGGTCGCTGCTTGAGGCAACGAAGCTCAGCATTGCGGAAATCTGCTATCGCGTAGGCTACCAGGATGTCGCTTCGTTCAGTCGCACTTTTTCCAAAACGACCGGAATGGCGCCGGGCGAGTTTCGAAAGCAAATTCGATCATAG